A window of Streptomyces profundus genomic DNA:
GCCCTGAAGCTCCGGCGCCAGCAGCAACTCGACGCCAAGCGCAAGGCCGCCGAGCTGTGGCAGGACCGACAGAACCTGATCTTCACCACGCGCTACGGGACCCCGATCGAGCCGGGGAACCTCACCCGGCACTTCGCCGTTCGGGCCCGACAGACCGGGGTGCGGGTGATCCCGCTAAGGAACACCCGGCACACCACCAGCTCGCTACTCGTCGCACTCAAAGTCCACCCGAAGGTGGCACAGCGCATCCTTCGGCACTCACAGATCGCGATGACGTTGGAGGTGTACGCCGAGGCGACGGAGGAACAGGTACGCGAAGCGTTGCAGCGGCTCGCCGGAGGGTTCAGCACGTAGCCGGAGAAGGCCATCACGGTTGCGGTACTTCGCTGCTGTACGGCAACGCAAGAGCCCCCGTCGGCTTTCCGACGGGGGCTCTGAGCTGCGCGCTCGGCAGGATTCGAACCTGCAACCTTCTGATCCGTAGTCAGATGCTCTATCCGTTAAGCTACGAGCGCTTGGGCGGGGCCCGTGGGCCCGTTCCGGCGATGGATACATTACAGGACCCCGGGCCGGTGGTGAAATCAGTAGTGGCGGGCGGCTCTGACCTGCGGAAACGTCGGGGTGAACGCCGTCAGCCCCGGTCGGGGACCGGGGCTGACGGGAAGCTGTGGCGGAGGCTCCGGGATTTGAACCCGGGATGGGGGGTTACCCCAAACCGCATTAGCAGTGCGGCGCCATAGACCAGACTAGGCGAAGCCTCCTCGCGCAACGGCGAGAGCCGAGCGCGCCAGCAAATAATGCCACAGCCCGAACGGCCGCAGCCAATCGGATTCCACCCTACGGGTGGCAGGAGGCCGAGTCGAGTTGCGCAACGTGCGGCGTCCTGGAGCGTTAGCAGTGCGGACGGAACCCCGTCCCGCCCCGTACGCGAACGTTCAGGAGCACGCGCATGTCACGCAGGTCCCTCGCCGTCCTTGTCGCCCTGGTCGCCTCCGTCACCGTTCCGGCCTCGGCCGCCGCCCATGAGCACGCGGCCCACGAGCACGCGGCCCACGAGCGGGTGCGCGCCGCCGGCGAGGACCGGCTGGTGATCACCGTCTCGGGGACGGAGAGCTCGGACGGCACCTTTGAACTCACGTGCGCACCCACCGGCGGCGACCACCCCAAGCCGGCCGAGTCCTGTGCCGCGCTGCGCGACGTGGAGACCCCGTTCGCGCCGGTCGCGGAGGGCACACAGTGCACCTTCCTGTACGGCGGCGCGGCCACCGCGCGGGTCGAGGGACGGTGGCAAGGCGAGTCTGTGGACGCGGAGTTCACCCGCGCCAACGGGTGCGAGATCACCCGTTGGGACCGTCTGGTGCCGGCCCTCCCCAGCCTGGCGACGGGTGCCGCCTGAGCGCCGACTTTCCATGGCCCCTCCGCGCCCGGCGCGGCTGGCCGTAGACTCCCCCTCATGACACGCACGGGGTACGTGCACCTGGAACACGTGGGTCAAGGGAGGAACCGACGTCGTGAGCAGCAGGCCAGCGAGGGGCGCTGCTCGCCTCGCCGCCATACTCGACGCGCTGCCTGACGCGCTGTTGCTGGTGAACGGCAACGGCACAGTCGTCAACGCCAATGCCATCGCCATCGAGACCCTCGGGGTCGCCGGTGCGCCACTGATCGGGCGCGGGCTTCTGGACATCGTGCCGGAGTTCGACCCGCGCAGGATTCCGGGCTCGATGCGTCGCCCGGAGGAAGACCCCAGTGTCAGAACCAAGCCGACCCGCATGATCGCCAGGCGGACGGACGGCACGGAGTTGCAGGTCGAGGTGACCAGCGCCGGTCTGAACTCCGCCCACACTCCCTACGCCTCGGCCATAGAAGCGGCGTTCGCCGACGACTTCGCGGGCGAGGAGCTGCTGGTGCTCGTGGTGCGGGACCTCTCCGGCACGTTGGACACCGAGGCCGAGCTGGTGCGTCAGCAGCGGCAGACCGAGATGATCCTGCGTGCGGCCTCAGAGGGCGTCGTCGGGGTCGACACCGCCGGCAGGATCGTGTTGGTCAACCCGGCGGCGGCGCAGATCCTCGGGCATCGGGCCAGTCAGCTCGGCGGCCAGCTGCTGCACCCGCTGGCCCATCACTCGCGGGCCGACGGGACCCCGTTGGCCTATGAGGAGACCCCGCTGCACGACACCCTCGTCTCCGGGCGCAAGCATCGGGTGCGTGGGCAGGTGCTGTGGACGGGCGACGGTCGCGCGGTGCCCGTCAACATGACGACCGCGCCGGTGCGCGACGGGGATCAGCTGGTCGGGGCCGTGATGACGTTCCTGGACCGTCGCCCCTACGACACGCTGGCCGCGCGGCACAGCCAGTTGCTGTCGGTGCTGAGCGACGGTCTGCGCGGACCGCTGGACCAGCTGCGAGGCGAACTGAGCGCGCTGGCCGCCGATCCGGCCGGGCAGTTGTGGCCGGAGGCCAACCAGGTCCTGCACCATCTGGCCGCCGGCTACGCGCGGATGACCACGTTGGTGGACAACGTGCTGGGTTATCAGCGGCTCGACGAGGGCCTGGACAAGCTCGCGCTCAAGCGGGTCTCGCTGGACACGGTGGTGGCGTCCGGCGTCGAGGGAGCGACGGAGCTGATCGGGCCGGGGCGCGCGCAGTTCGCGGTGCACGCTCCGCCGATCGAGGCCGAGGTTGATCCGGAGCGGCTCGCTCAAGCGTTGGCACATCTGATCGCCGATGTGGCCGGAGTGGACGCGACCGGTCAGGCTCCTACGTCCGCGCGAGGCGATTCGACCATTGTGGTCGCCGCCGCGCAGCGCGGCGAGGTGGTGCGGATCGAGGTGCGTGGCCCCTATCCGGGCGGCAACCCGGTGCACGAGCCCATCGTTCGGGGCATCGTGCGGCAGCACGGAGGCGTGTTGCAGACCCACGAGATGCCAGGGCAGGGCGGCGCCTCGGCCTATGTGCTGGAGGTGCCGATCGCCGCTGGCGACGGGACGGCGCCACCGGTGACGATCGGCGCGCGGGACGCCAGCGGCGACACCACCGTGATGCCGGTGCCGGCCGAGCCGGCGCGCGGCACGGAACGTCCGAGCGCCGCTTCGGACGGCCCGGCGGAGGGACGGCCGGCCGTGGCCGCCATCGAGCCGGTGCCGGACACGCCGACGGGTCGTCGGCGCCGGCACGCGCCCGAGCAGTCCCCTCCCGCCCCGACTCCCGCACCCGGCACGCCGGTGCCGGAGGCGGCGGGGCCCAAGACTCCGGCGCCCGGCATCGCGCTGCCGGGGGCGCCCGCGCCCGGGGCGCACACGCCGGCGCCCGAGCATCAGACGCCCCCCGGTGGAACGGGGAACGGCCGCCGCCGGCGCGCGTTGGCTCCCGTCGACGAGACGCCCGGGGAGGCGGCCCCCGCCGCGCCGGCCGCGGCACCGCCGCCGACCGGTCGGCGGCGCCGAGCGCTGCCGCCCGAACCGTCGGAGGCCACGCCCGAGCAGGGGCAGCCGATCGCGCTCGGCCCGGGGCCGAGCGGGCCGGCGCCCGAGCGGCCCGGCGCCCAGCCGGCGCCGGCGCCCGGCGCGCCGCATCCCGCCGCGCCCCAGCCCGCGCCCCCCGCCGCGCCGGCGCCGCAGCCGGCGCAAGCGCAACCGGCACAACCGCAACCGCCGGCCGAGACCGTGGCGCCACCGCAGCCGGTGGTGCCGCAGCCGGGCAAGCCCGCGCTGCCCACCCGGGGCGCGCGGAGCGCCGAGGCGCCCGCCCGGCCGGCCGACCAGCCGGAGCCGGCGCGGGCCCCGGCCATCGGCCCCGAGCCGGGGTCGACACCGGCCGCGTACGAGCCGTTCGGGCCGGCCGCTCCGGAGCAGGTCCCAGGCCAGGCTCCCGGCCAGGCCCAGGGCCAGCCGGCGTTCGAGCAGCCCGAGTACGAGCAGGGCGGCGAGCAGCCGGAGTACGAACGGGCGGAGTACGAGCGAGGCCGGGCCGACGCCGCCGGGCAGGCGCCGGAGCAGCCGGCGACGCCGGAGGAACCAGCCGAGGAGCCAGCGCCCGTCGAGCACTCGGTGGTGGCGGCCAGCCCCATCCTGGACGGCAGCATGGCCCCGGCGCCCGCGCCCATGCGCTCGCGCCCCCTGCCCATGCCGGGCAGCGAGCGCGCCCGACCGGAGCAGCACACGCCCGGCGTGAGTGTGCAGACGCTGGGGCAGGGCGTTCCGATTCCGCCCCAGGCGCACGCCCCCCGCCCGCACCCGGGACCCGAGGCACCGGCCCCCGCACAGCCGGCCCCCCCACAGCCGGGCCCGAGCCTGCCGGCGCAGGCCAGCCCCGCGCAGCCGGCCCCGCCCACCCGGCGGCGCAAGTTGGCGACGCCGCCGGAGGAGAACGATCCGAGGCTCAACCGCGTGGCCCCGGGCGGCCAGCCCCCGCCAAGCACCGCGCCCGACACCCAGGGGCGTGGTCGGGAGTACGCGATCAGCGCGCCGGCCGCCGGCACGGCGGAGGGCCCCGAGCCGCTCGACGGTCCCAACGGGGCGGTCGACGTGACCAAGGGCGGCGGCGAGCCGGTCGGTGGCGCGCGGCGGCCGACCGGTCCCGCCGACGACGAACTGCCGCCTGAGCCGTTGGACAACCCGCGCCGGCTGCTGGTCTGGCCCGAGCCGGACGTCTCGACGCAGCAGGCGCTGACCGACCGTGGCTATCGTCCGGTGATCGTGCACTCCCGCGAGGAGGTGGACGCGCAGATCGCGGCCTACCCGGCGGCGCTCTTCGTCGATCCGCTGACCGGGCCGATCACCAGGACGGCGCTCCAGTCACTGCGGGGCGCCGCGGTGGCGGCCGAGGTGCCGGTGCTGGTGACGGCCGGGCTGGGCCAGGCCAGCCGGGAGGCGGCCTATGGCGCCGACCCCGCGGTGCTGCTGAAGGCGCTCGCGCCCAGGGACAGCGATCAGCATCCGCCGAGGGTGCTGCTGGTCGAGGAACAGCAGGTCATCGCTGACGCGTTGGCGGCCTCGCTGGAGCGGCGCGGGATGCGGGCGGCGCACGCCCCCTCGGACGCGGCGGCGATGGAGCTGGCGGCGCAGCTGCGGCCGAACCTGGTGGTGATGGATCTCAACCAGGTGCGGCGCCGCAGGGCGGGCATCATCGACTGGCTGCGGGTGAACGGGCTGCTGAACCGCACCCCGTTCGTCGTCTACACGGCGGCCGAGATGGATCCGGCGCAGCTGCCGCTGTTGGCCTCGGGCGAGACGGTGCTCTTCCTGGCCGAACGCTCCACCCATCCGGATGTGCAGGCCAAGATCGTGGATCTGCTGGCCAAGATCGGCGCGCACTAGGCTCGAACCGGTCGATCCTGTCGGATCAGCCCGCGGCGTCAGAAGCGGTGCTCCCCCAGGCCCTTGGGGCCTGGGAGGTGCTCCCGTCGGGCGCCGGTTCGCAGCTCGTGCTGCCCCGGGCCCTCGGGGGCCTGGCTGTGCCCCGTCGGGCGCCGGACGCGATCCACGCCGAACCGATGACCTGCCCCGGCGTCCCAAGCCCTCGGGGCCACGCGCCGGGCCTCAGGCCGCTATCGCGGCGCCGGGCCGGGAGACCGGGCCGGGGATGGCCGCGGGGGCCGCGTCGTGGCGGGTGACCTCGGCCAGCTCCTGGTCCTCCCTGAGCTTGGCCAGCGCCCGCGAGACGGCGGACTTGACCGTGCCGACGGAGACGCCGAGCAGCTCGGCGGTGGCGGCCTCGCTCATGTCCTCGTAGTAGCGCAGGACCACCATGGCGCGCTGCCGGTCCGGCAGCCTCAGGACCGCCTGCCACATCGCGTCCCGCACGGCCTGTTGCTCCGCCGGATCCGGCTCGGGCAGCGGATCGGGCTCGGGCAGCTCGTCCACGGCGTACTCGTCCACCCGGCGCTTGCGCCACTGGGACGTACGGGTGTTGACCAGGGCGCGCCGGACATAGCCGTCCAGCGCCCGGTGGTCCTGGATCCGCTCCCAGGCCAG
This region includes:
- a CDS encoding SigE family RNA polymerase sigma factor, producing the protein MTTPRTVQPVTPLTFTSYVRARGPVLLRTARSLTSNPSDAEDLLQTALTKTYLAWERIQDHRALDGYVRRALVNTRTSQWRKRRVDEYAVDELPEPDPLPEPDPAEQQAVRDAMWQAVLRLPDRQRAMVVLRYYEDMSEAATAELLGVSVGTVKSAVSRALAKLREDQELAEVTRHDAAPAAIPGPVSRPGAAIAA
- a CDS encoding SSI family serine proteinase inhibitor — its product is MSRRSLAVLVALVASVTVPASAAAHEHAAHEHAAHERVRAAGEDRLVITVSGTESSDGTFELTCAPTGGDHPKPAESCAALRDVETPFAPVAEGTQCTFLYGGAATARVEGRWQGESVDAEFTRANGCEITRWDRLVPALPSLATGAA
- a CDS encoding response regulator — encoded protein: MSSRPARGAARLAAILDALPDALLLVNGNGTVVNANAIAIETLGVAGAPLIGRGLLDIVPEFDPRRIPGSMRRPEEDPSVRTKPTRMIARRTDGTELQVEVTSAGLNSAHTPYASAIEAAFADDFAGEELLVLVVRDLSGTLDTEAELVRQQRQTEMILRAASEGVVGVDTAGRIVLVNPAAAQILGHRASQLGGQLLHPLAHHSRADGTPLAYEETPLHDTLVSGRKHRVRGQVLWTGDGRAVPVNMTTAPVRDGDQLVGAVMTFLDRRPYDTLAARHSQLLSVLSDGLRGPLDQLRGELSALAADPAGQLWPEANQVLHHLAAGYARMTTLVDNVLGYQRLDEGLDKLALKRVSLDTVVASGVEGATELIGPGRAQFAVHAPPIEAEVDPERLAQALAHLIADVAGVDATGQAPTSARGDSTIVVAAAQRGEVVRIEVRGPYPGGNPVHEPIVRGIVRQHGGVLQTHEMPGQGGASAYVLEVPIAAGDGTAPPVTIGARDASGDTTVMPVPAEPARGTERPSAASDGPAEGRPAVAAIEPVPDTPTGRRRRHAPEQSPPAPTPAPGTPVPEAAGPKTPAPGIALPGAPAPGAHTPAPEHQTPPGGTGNGRRRRALAPVDETPGEAAPAAPAAAPPPTGRRRRALPPEPSEATPEQGQPIALGPGPSGPAPERPGAQPAPAPGAPHPAAPQPAPPAAPAPQPAQAQPAQPQPPAETVAPPQPVVPQPGKPALPTRGARSAEAPARPADQPEPARAPAIGPEPGSTPAAYEPFGPAAPEQVPGQAPGQAQGQPAFEQPEYEQGGEQPEYERAEYERGRADAAGQAPEQPATPEEPAEEPAPVEHSVVAASPILDGSMAPAPAPMRSRPLPMPGSERARPEQHTPGVSVQTLGQGVPIPPQAHAPRPHPGPEAPAPAQPAPPQPGPSLPAQASPAQPAPPTRRRKLATPPEENDPRLNRVAPGGQPPPSTAPDTQGRGREYAISAPAAGTAEGPEPLDGPNGAVDVTKGGGEPVGGARRPTGPADDELPPEPLDNPRRLLVWPEPDVSTQQALTDRGYRPVIVHSREEVDAQIAAYPAALFVDPLTGPITRTALQSLRGAAVAAEVPVLVTAGLGQASREAAYGADPAVLLKALAPRDSDQHPPRVLLVEEQQVIADALAASLERRGMRAAHAPSDAAAMELAAQLRPNLVVMDLNQVRRRRAGIIDWLRVNGLLNRTPFVVYTAAEMDPAQLPLLASGETVLFLAERSTHPDVQAKIVDLLAKIGAH